CGTAaatgtttgtattcacctagttgtgcttgcgggggtttggctctggctctttggtcccgcctctcaactgccaatcaatcaactgttactgacTACTAACTAACTAATATTTTTtctcccgcacacacacacacacacacacacacacacacacacacacacacacacacacacactcctcgtagctatgagctacgaggagagactacgggaattaaacctcacttcgttggaagacagaagagttagggggtacatgatcaccacattcaagatcctcaaaggaatcgacagggttgataaagacaggctgtttaacacaaggggaacacgcactagggaacacaggtggaaactgagtacccaaatgagccacagagatattagaaagaacttttttagtgtcagagtggttgacaaatggaatgcattaggaagtgatgtggtggaggctgactccatacacagtttcaagtgtagatatgatagagcccaataggctcaggaacctgtacatctgttcattgacagttgagaggcgggaccaaagagccagagctcaacccccgcaagcaaaactaggtgagtacacacacacacacacacacatacacacactcccaggaagtagcccatgactgctgtctagctcccaggtacctatttactgctaggtaacaggaggcatcaaggtgaaagaaactctgcccatttgtctctgccggcgctgGGAATCGACGCCGGGCCACaggagtcccgcgcgctgtccactcagctaccagacaccTAAGATTTGTATTATGGTAGATACAATTATATGAAATTATACAGGAAACAATAATATTGAATTATACGCAAGCGAGTTCTTCAACAAAAGTAATAACGTCGCCAGATATAACAAAAGTAGTAACGTCGTTAGATATAACAAAAGCACTAACGTCGCCAGatataacaaaagcagtaacgtcGTTAGATATAACAAAAGCACTAACGTCGCCAGacataacaaaagcagtaacgtcGCCAGatataacaaaagcagtaacgtcGCCAGATATAACAAAAGCAATAACGTCGCCAGATATAACAAAAGCACTAACGTCGTTAGATATAACAAAAGCACTAACGTCGCCAGatataacaaaagcagtaacgtcGCCAGatataacaaaagcagtaacgtcGCCAGatataacaaaagcagtaacgtcGCCAGatataacaaaagcagtaacgtcGCCAGatataacaaaagcagtaacgtcGCTAGATATAACAAAAGCACTAACGTCGCCAGatataacaaaagcagtaacgtcGCCAGatataacaaaagcagtaacgtcGCCAGatataacaaaagcagtaacgtcGCCAGatataacaaaagcagtaacgtcGCTAGATATAACAAAAGCACTAACGTCGCCAGATATAACAAAAACAGTAACGTCGCCAGATATAACAAATGCAGTAACGTCGCCAGATATAACAAAAGTAGTAACGTCGCCAGATATAACAAAAGTAGTAACGTCGCCAGatataacaaaagcagtaacgtcGCCAGatataacaaaagcagtaacgtcGCCAGatataacaaaagcagtaacgtcGCCAGatataacaaaagcagtaacgtcGCCAGATATAACAAAAACAGTAACGTCGCCAGatataacaaaagcagtaacgtcGCCAGACatataacaaaagcagtaacgtcGCCAGatataacaaaagcagtaacgtcGCCAGatataacaaaagcagtaacgtcGCCAGatataacaaaagcagtaacgtcGCCAGATATAACAAAAGCACTAACGTCGCTAGATATAACAAAAGCACTAACGTCGCCAGatataacaaaagcagtaacgtcGTTAGATATAACAAAAGTAGTAACGTCGCCAGATATAACAAAAGCACTAACGTCGCTAGatataacaaaagcagtaacgtcGCCAGATATAACAAAAACAGTAACGTCGCCAGatataacaaaagcagtaacgtcGCCAGATATAACAAAAGTAGTAACGACGCCAGATATAACAAAAGTAGTAACGTCGCCAGatataacaaaagcagtaacgtcGCCAGatataacaaaagcagtaacgtcGCCAGatataacaaaagcagtaacgtcGCCAGatataacaaaagcagtaacgtcGCCAGATATAACAAAAACAGTAACGTCGCCAGatataacaaaagcagtaacgtcGCCAGACatataacaaaagcagtaacgtcGCCAGATATAACAAAAACAGTAACGTCGCCAGatataacaaaagcagtaacgtcGCCAGATATAACAAAAGCACTAACGTCGCTAGgtataacaaaagcagtaacgtcGCCAGATATAACAAAAGCAATAACGTCGCCAGATATAACAAAAGCAATAACGTCGCCAGatataacaaaagcagtaacgtcGCCAGatataacaaaagcagtaacgtcGCCAGatataacaaaagcagtaacgacGCCAGATATAACAAAAACAGTAACGTCGCCAGATATAACAAAAGCAATAACGGCGCCAGatataacaaaagcagtaacgtcGCCAGATATAACAAAAACAGTAACGTCGCCAGatataacaaaagcagtaacgtcGCCAGatataacaaaagcagtaacgtcGCCAGatataacaaaagcagtaacgtcGCCAGATATAACAAAAACAGTAACGTCGCCAGATATAACAAAAGCAATAACGGCGCCAGATATAACAAAAGCAATAACGGCGCCAGATATAACAAAAGTAGTAACGTCGCCAGATATAACAAAAGTAGTAACGTCGCCAGatataacaaaagcagtaacgtcGCCAGatataacaaaagcagtaacgtcGCCAGatataacaaaagcagtaacgtcGCCAGATATAACAAAAACAGTAACGTCGCCAGATATAACAAAAGCAATAACGGCGCCAGatataacaaaagcagtaacgtcGCCAGATATAACAAAAGCAATAACGTCGCCAGATATAACAAAAGCAATAACGTCGCCAGatataacaaaagcagtaacgtcGCCAGatataacaaaagcagtaacgtcGCCAGatataacaaaagcagtaacgtcGCCAGATATAACAAAAGCAATAACGGCGCCAGATATAACAAAAGTAGTAACGTCGCCAGATATAACAAAAGTAGTAACGTCGCCAGatataacaaaagcagtaacgtcGCCAGatataacaaaagcagtaacgtcGCCAGatataacaaaagcagtaacgtcGCCAGATATAACAAAAACAGTAACGTCGCCAGATATAACAAAAGCAATAACGGCGCCAGATATAACAAAAGTAGTAACGTCGCCAGatataacaaaagcagtaacgtcGCCAGATATAACAAAAACAGTAACGTCGCCAGATATAACAAAAGCAATAACGTCGCCAGACATATAACAAAAGCAATAACGTCGCCAGACATATAACAAAAGCAATAACGTCGCCAGACATATAACAAAACAGTAACGGCGCCAGATATAACAAAAGCAATAACGTCGCCAGATATAACAAAAGAACGGACACCACATAAATcttcaacataagaacataacatatcAATAACATCACAAAATAACTAACAAACAACGAGCAAAAATAGCAACAAGAAAAACAATGATAGGAGctccagcaaaaaaaaaaaagggtacAAACTTTTTTTGTACTTTTTTTTTACAGGAACAAAAAGATACAGCAGTCCAGACAAATAAATTAATTAGTATTAACCCGAAAAAAACAGCAGttccaagaaaaaaaattatcaaaCAGCGACAAAGTCaattgtgcaaaaaaaaaaaaaaacaccaaccacaacagccCCAACAAAAACACCAAAGCTTAAACAAAAGATATCCAAAACAGTGTTGCCAAAATCCCCACCAAGATAAATGACCACTTTCAAAAGTCTATCTTTTTTTCCCTCCTAGAGCGGAGTGTGCAGTGTTCccaagcaaagagagagagagagagagagagacagagagagagagagagagagagagagagagagagagagagatatcactGCCAACGATATCACTGCCGACGATATCACCTCCGCCTTTGCTAACTCGGCAGATATACCCCCATAAGCCCTCTAACTTTTGCCAAGTTAAAACGACACCCCGTATAAGCTCCTCGAGTGTTGCCAAGTCCTGACAGTGAAAGAAACCCTAATTTTAGCGAATAATAACTAAATGACATATCATAATTCCCCATGAAAGATGCCAGGGGGGGGAAATATGGGGGGAAATGTCTCTTTGCAACTCTAGCAAGAGTGATAGCACTTACCAAGTTCCATCTCTCACCATAACTTACAGTACTGCCAGATTAGGAGAGCTCGTATTCTCAAGCAATAGTGtcacgccaacacacacacagacaccataACCTGGTGCAGCGGTGCCAAGTCAAGAGAGGCACCCCATAAGCCCGTGAATCCATGATAACGTGTGACATATTGCTCGGCTCAGGGTTGCCAGACCAGGGGTTTCTGGCAATATTTCAGTGTGTCAGAGAATTAAAGTTCAGAAATATCACCTTGGATGCAGTGTTGCcagttgagaattattctatctttCATTTCCAGGATTACAGAATTCTTCATTATCCATGTCAGCAATACAAAATACA
This genomic window from Procambarus clarkii isolate CNS0578487 chromosome 1, FALCON_Pclarkii_2.0, whole genome shotgun sequence contains:
- the LOC138363029 gene encoding uncharacterized protein, with the translated sequence MAGAVFVVLVLVVVAENDDIDVMNVDVANVKQLLLDLRTGVMNVDAKVDTQHHHFAPADCFSNVLFTREQCLQIQGALVEWDPGCGVVLVDRLHLLQDHYALGEKCARKALLSDLLETIILNYTQASSSTKVITSPDITKVVTSLDITKALTSPDITKAVTSLDITKALTSPDITKAVTSPDITKAVTSPDITKAITSPDITKALTSLDITKALTSPDITKAVTSPDITKAVTSPDITKAVTSPDITKAVTSPDITKAVTSLDITKALTSPDITKAVTSPDITKAVTSPDITKAVTSPDITKAVTSLDITKALTSPDITKTVTSPDITNAVTSPDITKVVTSPDITKVVTSPDITKAVTSPDITKAVTSPDITKAVTSPDITKAVTSPDITKTTYNKSSNVARYNKSSNVARYNKSSNVARYNKSSNVARYNKSTNVARYNKSTNVARYNKSSNVVRYNKSSNVARYNKSTNVARYNKSSNVARYNKNSNVARYNKSSNVARYNKSSNDARYNKSSNVARYNKSSNVARYNKSSNVARYNKSSNVARYNKSSNVARYNKNSNVARYNKSSNVARHITKAVTSPDITKTVTSPDITKAVTSPDITKALTSLGITKAVTSPDITKAITSPDITKAITSPDITKAVTSPDITKAVTSPDITKAVTTPDITKTVTSPDITKAITAPDITKAVTSPDITKTVTSPDITKAVTSPDITKAVTSPDITKAVTSPDITKTVTSPDITKAITAPDITKAITAPDITKVVTSPDITKVVTSPDITKAVTSPDITKAVTSPDITKAVTSPDITKTVTSPDITKAITAPDITKAVTSPDITKAITSPDITKAITSPDITKAVTSPDITKAVTSPDITKAVTSPDITKAITAPDITKVVTSPDITKVVTSPDITKAVTSPDITKAVTSPDITKAVTSPDITKTVTSPDITKAITAPDITKVVTSPDITKAVTSPDITKTVTSPDITKAITSPDI